ATTTTCGTTGATCATCCCAGCAGCTTTCGCATCGATTACATATTTGGACAAATCAACCTGTGGGATTCCTAACTGAAATTCTAGTACTTCGATGATATTTTGTTCGGTTACCCAACCTTTTTCAACAAGGATTTCTCCTAGTTTTTTACCTGTTTTTACTTGTTCTTGCAGGGCTTCTTTAAGCTGATCCTTGGTAATCATATCTGCCTGAACAAGTAAATCTCCCAATTTTTTCTTTTCGGCCTTTTTCATTTTTATCCCCACTTTGAAGTCTCAGTATATTCATTCAACATTCTCATTATAGCAATATAACAAATTTATGTAAATATCTTTTAGCAATTTTATACAAGTTTTATGGAATTTTCTACAATATTACATTTGGTTGTTTTCAATATAAAAATGCTGATGAATCATCAGCATTTTTATTCAAGAAGTTCTTCACTTAATTTTTTAATGGCTTTCTTTTCTATTCTTGAAACATAGGATCTTGAAATACCTAACATATCTGCAATTTCTCTTTGAGTTTTTTCGTTTCCGCTTTCTAATCCATATCGCATTTCTAAGACATCTTTTTCTCTTCTTTTGAGGGCTGTTTTCATTTTTTGATATAGCTTCTTTAGACGAATTTTGAAATCCACTTGATCTAAAATGGACTCTGTATCATTGCATAAAATATCTATTAATGCTATTTCATTACCTTCTTTATCAGTTCCTATGGGCGCCTGTAGGGAAATCTCATTTCTCTGTTTCTTAGACGAGCGAATACTCATTAAGATTTCATTTTCAATGCATCTTGCAGCATAAGTTGCCAGTCTCGTGCCTTTGTCTAAATCGTAGGATGAAATCGCTTTAATTAATCCAATTGTGCCAATGGAAATAAGATCGTCAACCTCTTTATTGATGCTGGTGTATTTTTTTACGATATGGGCAACTAATCTCAGGTTCCTTTCTATTAAAATGTTCTTTGCACTGATATCTCCTTGCTTGTATTGATCTAGATAGTATTTTTCTTCTTCCTGCGTAAGAGGCTGTGGAAAAGATGAGTTCCCTGTAAAATATGAGAATGCACATATGAACTGTAAGATTCCCAAAAACAAAAAAACACACCTCCGCAAAAGGTTCTTTTCTATTGTATGAATCCTTTTGCAAAGATGTGCGTGTCTTAACTACTATTTTTAATTATTTTCCTCTAAATCGTTTTTCCTTACCAGTATATTCTTTTCAACCGGGCGAGATACTTTTAAACGAACAATTTGTTTAGGATGAGGGGCAGACTCAATCGGATTGCCTTCCACGTCCCATAGAGCTTCTATTTTTTGCTTGAATGAGGATTCTTTATATGGAATAAATTCAATCTCATCCCCTACAGAGAACTTTGTTCTTTGCTCGATTAAAGCCATTTGAGTCTCCGGATCATAATCAATAACGGTTCCTACAAAGCTGTAGCCTCTTAGATAGGTATTATGGGTATAAATTTGTTCTGTCCCCGAGGGCTTATTAAAATAAAAACCTTTCGTATAATCTCTATGACTGAATTTAGTTACTTCTTCTAAATAGTATTCTTTTTTGGATTCATATAAATCCGGTTCGGCAAAATAGTCATCTATTGCTTCTCTATAAACCTTAACAACAGAACCCACATAAAAAGAAGTCTTCATTCTGCCTTCAATTTTAAAGCTGTCTATTCCCGCTTTTATTAATTCCGGGATATGATCAATCATACATAAATCCTTAGAATTATAAATATAAGTACCTCTTTCAGTTTCTTCTACGGGCATGTATTGACCCGGTCTTGTTTCCTCTACTAAATGATATTTCCATCTGCAGGATTGAGCGCAGTCTCCCTTATTAGCATCTCTTCCTGTCATATAGTTACTTAGTAGGCAGCGACCAGAGTATGAAATACACATTGCACCATGAACAAATGCTTCCAGAGTTAGAGTTAAAGGGGTTTTTCTTCTAATCTCAGCAATCTCTTCTAAGGACAGTTCCCTCGCTACAACGATTCTTTCTACCCCTTGTTTATGCCAAAACAGCGCACTGAGATAGTTTGTATTATTGGCTTGAGTACTGAGATGGATGGGCATATTAGGAACCGCTTGTTTTGCCAGAGATAAAATTCCCGGATCCGCTACAATCAGTGCATCGGCACCAATGGCTTCCAATTCCTTAAAATAATTCTCTGCACCCATTAAATCCTGATTATGAGCTATTATATTAGAAGTTACATATACATTGACATTATGGGCATGAGCATATTCTATACCTTCTTTCATTTC
The genomic region above belongs to Defluviitalea saccharophila and contains:
- the sigK gene encoding RNA polymerase sporulation sigma factor SigK, with product MFLGILQFICAFSYFTGNSSFPQPLTQEEEKYYLDQYKQGDISAKNILIERNLRLVAHIVKKYTSINKEVDDLISIGTIGLIKAISSYDLDKGTRLATYAARCIENEILMSIRSSKKQRNEISLQAPIGTDKEGNEIALIDILCNDTESILDQVDFKIRLKKLYQKMKTALKRREKDVLEMRYGLESGNEKTQREIADMLGISRSYVSRIEKKAIKKLSEELLE
- a CDS encoding U32 family peptidase, encoding MIDIQKKPELLAPAGSLDVLKTAISYGADAVYIGGDHYGLRAKAINFTMEEMKEGIEYAHAHNVNVYVTSNIIAHNQDLMGAENYFKELEAIGADALIVADPGILSLAKQAVPNMPIHLSTQANNTNYLSALFWHKQGVERIVVARELSLEEIAEIRRKTPLTLTLEAFVHGAMCISYSGRCLLSNYMTGRDANKGDCAQSCRWKYHLVEETRPGQYMPVEETERGTYIYNSKDLCMIDHIPELIKAGIDSFKIEGRMKTSFYVGSVVKVYREAIDDYFAEPDLYESKKEYYLEEVTKFSHRDYTKGFYFNKPSGTEQIYTHNTYLRGYSFVGTVIDYDPETQMALIEQRTKFSVGDEIEFIPYKESSFKQKIEALWDVEGNPIESAPHPKQIVRLKVSRPVEKNILVRKNDLEENN